A part of Neoarius graeffei isolate fNeoGra1 chromosome 8, fNeoGra1.pri, whole genome shotgun sequence genomic DNA contains:
- the LOC132891029 gene encoding C-C motif chemokine 4 homolog — protein MKMNRVFLVLGFVLIMALYSDAQPKAVAPTECCFEFFTGKIPPQYILEVKKTDSQCPQKGFIVTTPKFPRLCVHEVTMELKA, from the exons ATGAAGATGAATCGTGTGTTTTTGGTCCTGGGCTTTGTCCTGATCATGGCGCTCTACTCAGATGCTCAGC CTAAAGCTGTTGCACCTACAGAATGCTGCTTTGAGTTTTTCACTGGCAAAATTCCTCCCCAATACATCCTGGAGGTTAAAAAGACAGACTCACAGTGTCCACAGAAAGGCTTCAT tgttactACTCCTAAGTTCCCCAGACTGTGTGTTCATGAAGTCACCATGGAATTAAAAGCTTAA